The following are encoded in a window of Alosa sapidissima isolate fAloSap1 chromosome 10, fAloSap1.pri, whole genome shotgun sequence genomic DNA:
- the clstn3 gene encoding calsyntenin-3, whose product MDRMNFLSFLLLCLTSVAHGNKANKHKPWIETEYQGIVMENDNTVLLNPPLFALDKDAPLHYAGEICGFKIHNGPSGSGSAQFEAVVLDRSTGEGLVRSKEPLDCESQREHSFTIQAYDCGEGPDGANTKKSHKATVHVRVNDVNEFSPVFVERHYEASVPEGRLFDRIVKVEALDADCSPQYSQICFYEIATRDVPFAIDNDGNIKNTEPLDSKRQRVHTFWVTAYDCGKRRAQADAQVTITVKPSCKPGWIGWTKRVEYTPGSGSIPLFPSLHLETCEETVWNIQATVELQTGHIGKGCDRDSYSDRSVRRLCGAVRGEVDLLPPPSPAANWTAALPTLPSSDSSLVFSFNGSSHVAVVPDTVVSGVSGNHFTLQLWMRRGGANTQPSASQARSFRKEEETIVCSTVKNDDSYSHYSLSVHGCRLSLLYWADVSADRPVKFLWKLEQVCDSEWHHLSLSVQFPSVTLYVDGVTFDPARIHDNGAIPNPAPHQRMVIGACWEPEEKQKEILNNTIPEGRDAVKYVGGYRGLLSGVTVRPGSVEPHSVVECLYACREGLDFGDLETLGSGMKVHVNPSQSVLVLEGDDIESFNRAVQQVTYRNSLRFATPGVRPLKLTTSLRCFNEESCLSLRALEGYLVVLQPDAPQISLSGVGPHLARPAPEFEGPRGVPLFPELRIVCSLSHAVNTAAQGMEGGALMSDAVAHTLDGCEVQPLGEELNPEKEELLVDMEAIKERGLDIINTTAYIAITGAESISVYEDVLRSIHYRLAKGSARFERRFRLSCSEMNGRYTSNELTLEVNFLHSLDSLYHPSHLLASQQQFLHPSHHTGELSGHTLPNPHRNSVVPGAATVIIMVCVGFLVVMVILGVFRIRSIHRRGEGARGGDKEGSSQWDDSALTIIVNPMESYESQMGISADTEGEGDEDEEVADSPDDGSDDQRIIIKKDGRDAARRY is encoded by the exons ATGGACAGAATGaattttctctcctttctcctcctttgCTTGACTTCGGTTGCCCATGGCAACAAAG CAAATAAGCACAAACCATGGATCGAGACAGAGTATCAGGGCATTGTCATGGAGAACGACAACACAGTCTTGCTCAACCCTCCGTTGTTTGCCCTGGATAAGGACGCCCCTCTTCACTATGCTG GTGAGATATGCGGGTTTAAGATCCACAACGGTCCCAGTGGTTCAGGCTCGGCTCAGTTTGAGGCCGTGGTTCTGGACCGCTCCACGGGAGAGGGTCTGGTGCGGTCCAAAGAGCCTTTGGACTGTGAGAGCCAGCGGGAGCACAGCTTCACCATCCAGGCCTACGACTGCGGAGAGGGCCCCGACGGGGCCAACACCAAGAAGTCTCACAA GGCcactgttcatgtgcgtgtgaatgACGTAAACGAGTTCTCCCCTGTGTTTGTGGAGCGCCACTACGAGGCCTCGGTGCCAGAGGGGCGACTCTTTGACCGCATCGTCAAGGTGGAGGCCCTGGATGCCGACTGCTCACCTCAGTATAGTCAGATCTGCTTCTACGAGATTGCCACACGTGACGTGCCATTCGCCATTGACAACGATG GAAACATCAAGAACACCGAGCCTCTGGACTCCAAGCGCCAGCGCGTCCACACCTTCTGGGTGACGGCGTACGACTGCGGCAAGAGACGTGCCCAGGCTGATGCCCAGGTTACCATAACGGTCAAGCCGTCCTGCAAGCCTGGCTGGATCG GCTGGACCAAGCGAGTGGAATACACACCTGGCTCTGGCAGCATTCCACTCTTCCCCAGCCTCCACCTGGAGACGTGCGAGGAGACTGTTTGGAACATTCAGGCCACCGTAGAGCTGCAGACTGGACACATTGGCAAGGGCTGTGACAGAGACAGCTACTCTGACCGGTCTGTGCGCAGACTCTGTG GTGCCGTGAGGGGAGAAGTCGACCTACTCCCGCCTCCTTCCCCAGCAGCCAATTGGACAGCTGCTTTGCCCACGCTGCCATCCTCCGATTCGTCCCTGGTCTTCTCTTTCAACGGCTCGTCCCATGTTGCCGTGGTCCCCGACACGGTCGTCTCGGGGGTGTCCGGAAATCACTTCACCCTCCAGCTGTGGATGCGTCGCGGAGGGGCCAACACCCAGCCGTCCGCCAGCCAGGCCAGAAGCTTCcggaaggaggaggagaccaTCGTCTGCAGCACGGTCAAGAACG ATGACTCCTACTCCCACTACTCTCTGTCTGTGCACGGCTGCCGCCTGTCCCTCCTCTACTGGGCTGACGTCTCTGCTGACCGGCCGGTGAAGTTCCTCTGGAAACTGGAGCAG GTTTGTGACAGCGAGTGGCATCACCTGTCCCTCAGCGTGCAGTTCCCCTCTGTCACGCTCTACGTGGATggggtgacctttgaccctgctCGTATCCATGACAACGGTGCCATCCCCAACCCTGCCCCACACCAGCGAATGGTCATCGGTGCTTGCTGGG AGCCCGAGGAGAAGCAGAAGGAAATTCTGAATAACACCATTCCTGAGGGGAGAGACGCAG TGAAATACGTCGGCGGTTACCGAGGCCTGTTGTCGGGGGTGACGGTGCGTCCAGGAAGTGTGGAGCCTCACAGTGTTGTGGAGTGCCTGTATGCCTGCCGAGAGGGGCTGGACTTTGGGGATCTGGAAACACTGGGCTCGGGCATGAAG GTGCATGTGAACCCCAGTCAGTCCGTGCTGGTGCTGGAGGGGGATGACATTGAGAGCTTCAACCGTGCCGTGCAGCAGGTCACCTACAGGAACTCTCTTCGCTTCGCCACACCTGGGGTGCGACCCCTCAAACTCACCACCTCCCTTCG gtgTTTCAACGAGGAGAGCTGTCTCTCACTCCGGGCTCTGGAGGGCTACCTGGTGGTCCTCCAGCCCGACGCGCCCCAGATCTCCCTGTCCGGAGTGGGGCCTCATCTGGCCAGGCCCGCCCCCGAGTTCGAGGGGCCCCGTGGGGTGCCCCTCTTCCCCGAGCTGCGCATCGTCTGCTCCCTCTCCCACGCGGTCAACACCGCCGCCCAGGGCATGGAGGGTGGAG CGTTGATGTCAGATGCCGTGGCCCATACCTTGGATGGATGTGAAGTCCAGCCCTTAGGGGAGGAGCTAAACCCAGAGAAGGAGGAACTTTTGGTTGATATGGAAGCCATCAAGGAGAGGGGACTGGACATCATAAACACAACAGCCTATATTGCCATCacag gtGCTGAGTCGATCTCAGTGTACGAGGATGTCCTGCGCTCCATCCATTACCGCCTGGCTAAGGGCTCTGCTCGCTTCGAGCGGCGTTTCCGCCTGTCCTGCTCAGAGATGAACGGACGCTACACCAGCAACGAGCTCACTCTGGAG GTGAATTTCCTGCACTCTTTGGACAGTCTGTACCACCCCTCACACTTGCTGGCCTCTCAGCAGCAGTTCCTGCACCCCTCCCACCACACCGGAGAGCTGAGTGGCCACACACTACCCAACCCTCACCGCAACTCAG TGGTCCCAGGTGCAGCCACGGTCATCATCATGGTGTGTGTAGGATTCCTGGTTGTCATGGTTATTCTGGGAGTGTTCCGAATCCGTTCCATCCATCGCCGTGGCGAGGGGGCCAGGGGCGGGGATAAAGAAGGAAGCAGCCAGTGGGACGACTCTGCCCTCACCATCATTGTCAACCCCATGGAG TCCTACGAGTCTCAAATGGGAATATCGGCTGAcacagagggggagggagacgaGGATGAGGAAGTGGCCGACTCGCCCGACGATGGCAGCGATGACCAGAGAATTATCATCAAAAAAGATGGCAGGGATGCTGCTCGGCGCTACTGA